The Salminus brasiliensis chromosome 22, fSalBra1.hap2, whole genome shotgun sequence genomic interval CTAGTGTCAGCAGCCACCAGGTTTGTATTCACTATGGCACAGTGCTCTGGCCCACGGGACAAGAGTGAGGTCATGCAGCTTCACTCGAGGGACAGAGAAGGGCAGCGCTgctcaaaaaaaagaaacatgacAATAATAAGAGTGAGACTGCAGCCTGTTTGGAGTCTGAGTCACCCGCTGCTGTGTGCAGATGATGAGGTGGTGCATACTCTGtgatctcacacacaaacacatgagcATTGCAGAAGCCCCAGTTCTGGTAAATGAAGCTCTGTCTGAAGCACTCCCAGCTTCTGCCTGCCCCTCTGCGGCTTCGTTTCTGGCAGCGCAGGGCCAGTGCTGACAAGTATGTATCACTAATGAAACGTTTATACGGCAATGCCTGCATGGCCAGAGGCACACACTAACAATTTATATGCTTGCATTTGAAATGAGAGTAATGAATGAAtgtctccctcacacacacacacacacacacacacacacacacatatatatatatatatatatatatatatatatatatatatatatatatatatacacacacacacacacacacgcacaggcaCAGGCCCagacatacatgcacacataaaAATCTGAGCTCCCAGAAATATCAGTCACATGTCTTCAGCAAATCCAGGCTTATCTGTtgttgtgtatgggtgtgtgtgtctgtgtgctctGATTTCCAGAGGACACTGTGCTCTCACACTTTTTCTGCCGCCTGTTGGAGGGCGCAGGGGCAGAGGAGAGAAATGCTAGTGAATAAAACACGTCGATCTGGGTCATAGGTCCTAATCTAAATCAAATTAATGGCTTCTGGATCATCAAGGCCATAGTACATTCAGGCCTCTACTTAGACAAGTTATTAATAAATCACCGCTAAGCATTTGCACTGTATGATTTACTAGCTACAGGGTTGGCTGCAGCCATAATTCTTTCCTGATTGTAACACATTAGAGGAGAAAAGAGACCCTCTTGGTTTCAAACTTGTTTGGTGAAGAATTCATATGAAAAGTTATTTGCATAGCACCACTCAGAATGTACACTTTCACAAAGCAGTTTTGCAGAAATTCAGGTCCAAGCCTTGACTGCgtcaaggaaaaactccctcagagcaaaACTCCCTttgagcaagaggaagaaactttgAAAGAAATCAGGAATCAAAAGGGGAAATCATCCTCATTCTGGTGGACACCAATACGCAGAGCAAGAAATACAAGAAAGCAATCACAAAGActgttaaccctttaaaccctagATTTGTAATtctgttattaatcctaatgcagaaactattatTAAGTATTTGGTAAGTGTTCAGCATATCTTGTGACGCCCCaaagggttctattttagggcctatgaaactgatgttaattatgacattAGCATAGTTAAGGGTGAAAaatattctaaataaaaaagttGACAGGAACAGAAAAGATACTGAATATGAATCCTCTTATTTCATGTATTACCCTGCTCTTGGTATATGCTAAACTGATGCCTTAGGCTATTAAAGAAACAGTTTGGCAAAAAATCTAATGAACATGATTCATCACTTGCCCAAGATGCAGCTGGTCAGCCAAGACAGATATTTGATATGTGTGCttcttctattttattttatcaagggagatgctaggctaatgttgctaacaaacactcgACTTATACTTTATATATCTTATCTCTGTAAATGTATGtgaaatccacatttttttatgatttacTAAAACAGCATGAATCACCTTATTTGGAATTTAATTATTGTACGCTTAACATCCCACTTTGTAGTCTGGTTTCAAACTGGACAGCCATTGGCATGTGTTTATTGAGATGGGATTGGGGACAGTCAAAGACcaatgtttgttagcagtgttagcccaGCATCTTAGTCCAGCAACTGAATCAGGGGTAAGTGATGAATAATGTTTATTGGACTTTTGCCAAACTATTTCATTAAAACTAAGCGAGCAAATATTTTCTCTTTATCCTCAAATGATGCATTGTAAGTAATGAGTTTAGTGTTGAATATTTGCGGCTGAAATGGTAAACCATGTATCTTAAACAGAGCTATTTTTTGTCTTTGCAAATCTGCGTCCTTAGGAGGACTATGATCGTCTCCGGCCTCTGTCTTACCCCATGACGGATGTCTTCCTGATTTGCTTCTCAGTGGTGAACCCAGCCAGCTTCCAGAACGTGCGAGAGGAGTGGGTGCCTGAGCTGCAGGAGTATGCTCCAAATGTCCCCTACCTGCTTATCGGCACTCAGGTATTCCCCTCTATCTAAGGATCACATTCTATGGCTGGATGTGTGTCGATCGCTCAGAGATCAGTGAGAAGAGATTAGTACCGAGGACTTCACAATGTATTGTTATTTAAATGTTCCCAATGTTGGCCTTGCTATAATTGAAACCCACTTGCCCAACATTGTGTAGGTCGGTCTCAAGCCGCTAAAAAGCTCTGACCAGTCAAGGCgttgactccacaagacctcctgaaggcgtcctgtggtatctggcaccatgccattagcagcagatcctttaaatccttgtgaggtggagcctccatagATTACACTTGTTTGTCCGGCACACCCCACGATTGCTCGATTGTATTGAGATCTGGGGAATTCAGAGGCAAGGTCAAGATCTTAAActctttaatgtttaatgttcttCAAAGCATTCCTGAACAATACTTACAGTGTCCAGAGAACATTATCCTGCCAATGCCATTATCCTGCCATTAGGGGCAATGTTTACTTTGAAACATTTTTGGTAGTTGCTTACCACTGCGTactaggaacaccccacaagacctgcagttttggaaatgctctaaatcagTCGTCCAGCCATCAGTTTCACATTCACGTTTTTCCTGCTGCAAGAACTGCATGTTCaattgctgcctaatatatatatatatatatatatatatatatatatatatatatatatatatatatatatatatatatatatacacaaaatgatcttattttttttactgccagtggttcagtggtttgaatgtaatggctgatttaTACATATGGCTGACAATGGCTGATAATGCATATTTCATTATGCATTACTGTCTCCATCCAACCAATCAAACCAATCCAGTTTCTCATCAAGATGCTCCCTATTTTCTGGAACTGGATCACACATGGCTCTATTCAGTTTGCCACATTCTGCCACCTAACTCACTATTGGCCGTTCTGCCATATTGGGTTAGAaaatctatttgtctgcaaatGACCCTCATTCATAATCTGTTTAGTAGGGGACCTGTTCACTGCTAATCGATTGTCCTTTATAAGCAACAGACATTAAATTAGTGTACTTATAACAATGACAGCGCTGTTGTCACGTTGACTGAGGAGAGTTAATCCAGCAGGTGTTTTTAGCTAAAGCCAAAATGTAGGGCTAGATGAGGGTACAATCCTGGTGACTGAATGTCACGGTCCTCACTAGTAATGACACAGTAACCAAACTATCTACTGTAAGTATTAGTGACTCGTTAATGCTCAGTAATGCTATTTTCTCTTCAACGATTGGCAAATACAACAGTTGGCAATTTGAAGCAATGTATCCTGTGTGGGTACATCAGTGTACATGTCCATCTTTAACCCTGGTCCTGACGGGGCTTGTTTAGTGCTGTGTCTGCAGATCGTATCTTAATAAGATCCCTGTGTGCGACAAATACAGATGCACAAGTAATCAATAGAAGAGGGGGCTGACCTGAGTCACAGAGCCAAagaccacatgtctgtgtgtttacaaACCTCAGTGGTGTAACTGCCGAACCACCAAAATATCAATACTGGAGAATGTATGCTGGCAGTCAAAAAGCATTGCTCTGATGTTGTTCATCATAATCAGatacacaataaaaataatggaCAGCTAAGAGTGCCTTTCAGTATTTTATTGGATCTCCTCTCGTCTTGATGACTGTCCCACACTGCTTTGTCAAATTTTCATAAGGTTTTCTTAAGATTATGAAATGAACCACTTCCCACACACTCTTCCCTGCTGTCCACAGACCTCCTACGGTGGttggatttttcttctccacacatcaCAAGACCATGAGTTCTCCATATTGTTCAAATCTGGTGATTTTGTTGCAATGTCATCACCTGAACTTCCTCACTCCTCACCCCACTCAATCACTTGATTAGCGGTGTGGCATCTTGCATTgtcttttttgtaatttttttagaTCAGTGTGACATATGGACATCTAAACAATTAGTTTTGATcaatgtacaccaatcagccagaacattaacaccccatgcctaatattgagtaggtcccccttgtgcctcCATAAcacatctgaccatttgaggcatggactcctcaagacctctgaagatgtttTGTGGTAATGGTCAcgaagacgttagcagcaggtcctttaagtccttTAAGTCGTGAGGTGGGGCCTGCCTCCATGGAACACATCAGTTAGCCTTAGGTACCCGTGACACTTACCAGTTCACTGCTTGTCCTTCCTGGGAGCCcctttggtagatactgaccactataTAACAGAAAACCCCCTAAaacctgatgttttgaagatggtCTGACTCggtcatcacaatttggcccttgcccatttttcctgcttttaacacatcaccttcaaggactgttcacttgcatgcctaatatatccaccccttgacagatgctaTTATGGATTAATTATGGATTAATTAATGTTATGTCAATTTCCTTTTAGAATTGATAGCTTCAAGAAGACACCATGTAAATTATTCCCTCACAAGCCCATATACACCCGttttttgcctcagaatgaatcGTGCAGactttccttttatggtgggctcatggaaaaagaaaaatacatatatacacccTGCCGCTATTGTTTGGTTGTTATGGCATATAATAGCACAGTTTTAATgctaacaaaaacactgtcaaTATTTTTAGTATTCTTGGCCCAGTGTGAGGTTAGCAAACTGAAGAGAATGTAGCCGGATTAGCTTTTTGCCTTGAGTCTTACCAGGGGAAAAAAAGCTGCTGCTTCCCCATTTCGTGTGTGCTTTGCTCCTGTTTGGTTCAGCTTCTGTAGTCCAGTTCGTTTTAAGGGAGTGGACTAGGGCtgcaccttcattttttaatcaatgaatctatctattcttttttttttcttctttccgattcgttttccttttatggtgggctcatGGAAAAAGACAACTGATGCATGCAGACGATTTTTCTAGCTATAGCTTGCACTACGGATAAATCCATGCTTTCGATAGAAACGGCCATCTTTGCGATGCATCAGCGTAATTTTGTAATCAATTACGTCGACGTGTCGCCCCAGCATTAGATGGTTAAAGCTGGTTGGCTAGCGTtttgcttttagcctagcgtGGCTCCCCATTTGCTGTCCAGTCATAGAAGTACcacacaacaccaccaccatatAGCCCTGGAGTAGCCGTTGCGTATGATCATATAGGGCTATAGGGCTCCAGGCTTTCGTTagtgtgctgtgtgtatgtgaaatTTTGTGGGCCTAAAAATAACAAGCAAAGACTGTTACaaaacagttttggggttttggaattggcccattttccACACTGCTTATGCCGGAACACAACCTTTTGAGATTCATGTGCACCAGCATCCTATACATCCAGTGTCACCAAGTTTGTGTGATAAAAGAAAGTGCATTGCAGCTGAGTAGGGCTGGAAATCAGTCTGAGCAGTGGGGGAATTTTAATTGGAACCAGGGATATATGAAGAGACAGAGACCCTCCCCGTCAACTGTAATGGAGCTTTTTAGGTGAAAGGGGAACGCGTGCAGACGACTGCCAGCATCTGGCCTTGGGTTAGATTTCCTGGAGCCTTCTGCTCTAAAAACAAACCCCAACATATGGAATCCCATCCACCACCCTCAGAATAAAGACGCAAGGCACTCATGAGATAATGCAGCCCACCATTCCTCTCACTGCCTCTAGCAAAAGTAAAGTCCAAAATTTACTGAAAGATTTCTTCTGTTattcttccattttctttctcttcatgCTGTTTTCTTTGTGGCAGATTGACCTAAGAGACGACCCGAAGACCATCACGAAGTTAAATGATGTGAAGGAGAAGCCAATTGTGACAGAGCAGGGGCAAAAGTTGGCGAAGGAGGTGAGGCAAGAGCTCCAAACTGggtctaaatgtaaatatgaggCTTTTACTGAAatgaaaaaacatctaaaacgtACCAGTTTCTTCAGCAACACATAGTAAGTCAGTATGTACAATCTGcataatgttttattgttaCTGTTTTGTGCTGCTATCTCCTAGGaccaaatgtaattattttatttttattttctttcctaCGTAGATTGGGGCCTGCTGTTATGTGGAGTGCTCCGCCCTGACGCAGAAAGGCTTAAAGACTGTCTTTGACGAAGCCATTATCGCCATTCTGGCTCCAAAGAAGGGTGCGTTAAAGCGACGGCTTGGCCCACGCTGCATCAACTGCTGTCTGATCACGTGAGCAGCCTGCCACACCACTTCCAGGGCTATTAGGGGTGGGTGTGAGAGCAAGAAGACACTGATACCCCACTGTTgttggagggggaggggggagttCAAGAACAACTGACAACCAGGACCCGAACTGTTCATAAACAGGTGACAAAAATGGAAACACGTTGTGAGGCAGGGAAGGTGAAACCTGAATACAAGATCTTTTACTGCTCAGAAGCTGAGACATATGGGGGGGAGtaatgagagaaaaaaacaacaacaaaaaaaaacagaaacactaAACATGAATGAAGCAACACGAGAAAAATGACATTGACTTTCACAAACACAGAAGCACAGAAAAGAACAACTTTCCAGGGAGAGACGATGAATGGCACACTGGAACACTCTTGATACTAACTGAAATGACTGAAACTCAGCCATATTTCTTGTCTGCTTCTGTATGCATGTTTGGAttggagagaaagggaaaaagaGCCCAGACAGCCTAATGAGCACAAGCAAACTCACCAGACATTTACAGAAGTAGGACTTTATTTGGCTCCAAAAAAAAGGGAAACCGTTATCTTGCAACATGGGGTTGCAAAATGCTTGCCTTTGAAAAATTCTTCCGAGGTCCCTCATTTACCAGAACAATAAGCGGAATGGTCTAACAGGTACATCACCACTGCAAACGTACAaaagaacaaataaattaataccCGAGGGAAACAGACAGTCATTTCCCTTGCAGTGTTCGACCTTAGAGAAGATTCGGGACAAGCATGTGGAACCTGTTCTAGGTTGggtgctttttttttccctgactATCACAGACCTTTGGCATCCATCGACAACTTGGCCTTTGCCTACAAGTTCCTGTTCTTCACTTGAGCTTGTAGGTGAGCTGTTTGCGATGCCAGCGGATCCAAAGCGGCGCTGCCAGAAGCCCGGTCAGAAAACCAACAGTTGCCCCCAGGGAACAGGAAATGGGCCACACCTAGAGGAAGGAAACAACAGGAATCAGCAACAACCAATCAGTCCTGACCGTCAGCGGCAGGGGCACAACTATCTGGCTGCAACGAACAAGATCACTGTGGTGTTTTAAATGGTCAACTTTTGTACTTAAAGCTTTAAGCTgcattttgtttggtttttttacTTTAAGGTTTGATATCTGTGTGCATTTCTGAGGCCTTGCCTCTCAGCTCTGCTCTTGTCGATTTGAATCGTCAaattttatttagaaaaaaaaaagaaagaaaaacctaAGCCAGTGACTAAAAGCATCAGTTGCTATTTTAAAAGGACTTTGTTGCACAGTACATGCGAACAGTGATATGAGTGTTTTTTGAAGCTTCCAGCATctaatgatttttaaaaaacattatgaGAACCTAAGAATATTATGGAGTAAAGAACTAGTCACTTGCGAGTTGAAATCTAcataaagtttaaaaaaatggcGCAATTATTttcttaaagtaaaaaaaagctgCAATGACTTTCTAAGCTCAGTGAACAGTGATTCATTATTTCTGTACATTTTGTTTGATGACTTGCCTCAAAATGATGATTGCTGAatataaagttgtttttttcataAAGGTTTATCCCTGTTCAGTCTTTCTTGCTTTCATCTTCTCAGAATGTATGTAACAAAAAAGCACACTTACTGGACCTTTTaacatacagaaaaaaaacttttttttttttgcaagtaAAACAGCTGCTGGAGTAGCAGGgcatctgatctgatcattGCTTGTGACGCTACATGGCATTTATGTAAGCTTTAATAAATCTGTTATGGTCTGATGATTAATATCTCCCCTAATGGCGACCTTTCAAGAGAAGGAGAAGTGTTTGTTGTGCTCAGTTGTGGCTCGGGCTTTCTGGAGCTTTAACAGTGTTAGGACTGTCATTTCACAGCTTGCAAAAACCTGAAAAATTATGTTGTGCCGTCATGCAAAAGCCTTGCATCTTTTGGCCTTTTTTCACTTTTGATCTAATGTGAATAATGTGGGTAAACACGTCTtctccgatacatgtgaagtcatccaccgcctctttttgaactgctgggcagcaaacatgctcagaggaaagcaccaggcccccagctccaccacaccagataatagatgcctgtgctgaccaaccaATCATctaagagtgatgaggagagaaTGAGAACATGGACTCTTGTGGATTCCAggcgctgatggcaaagtggcatggttcgggatttgaacttgtgatCCTTGGCTCATAGTGGCAACGTATTAGAACGCTGAGCACTCCGAGCCTCTTCTTCACGTGTGTTTCAGTTTCAGGGTGGGCCAAAATAATAGAAAAACAATTTTGTTATGTGTGAGCTGTGGTAGTGCTATGGGCTTCATTACAGCAGGGTGTCACAGTGCTGAGAGTTGTGCGGCCTGAGACCTGGCCTGAGTCACAGCGCACACGCTCTCGCTCTGCTTTTCTACAGCGCTCTGCCATGCCATCTCCTCCATGGTTAAAGCTCCTTTCATCATGCCTTGTTCGTATGAGGAGCTGCTTTATTGCTTCCCCCCCCAGTCTAACTGCACAAACCGCCATTCCTTCACTGCCTGTTTATGTCAGCCGCCATCTCTATGGTCTAGTCTAGACATtcgctgcgtgtgtgtgtgcgcgcgcgtatGTGTGAGAACGCACACATGGGAGACTTCAGCTTGACATTTTGAGGGCACGCCGAGGACAAACACAAGCCCCCTTCTCTGATCGAGGTCTCCGTACAATGCATGAATAATTCAAGTCGCAGTGCAGTCCTTCCATGCTTTGTGAACTTTTAATTTTTCATGAACATTGCTTCACTCCTAACAAAACCTGCTTTCTGGCACTCATTAGCGATTTCCTGGTCAGTTCTATGTCCAGCAGGGTTTTTGGTTTCAGTTTGACAATATTAATGTTTACTATTTGACTGTGGTTTCTCCAGTGTCATTATTAGGATTATGTATGAAATGCTGTGGCTGAATCTTTCTGAAACTTAAAACTAACTGATCACATTATAGGAGGTGATTTACTAAAGACTGCAGAGTACAATTAagacatcaaaaaaaaaaagaaaagaacaaccACTGGCCTACATTTGAAAGTAACATTACACTCAAAAGTTTGTATTTTAGTGGGTTCCTTCAGAGTCAATCCTGAAATCAGGTCACTTTGCAGGATTTAAAGTAGGGAAAGAGCTAGAGATGTGTTTGCTGAAGGAATGCTCTGACGGAGTTGTTAGAACTGGTGCACGGGATAAAAATAGAAGCCTTTGTGAAAtgatctatctatatctataaaaTTGTCACTAATGTAAAAACCTTTTATCTGCATGTTTGTACATCTGACAGTTGTTTCTTGCATTgtttcagaatttcatgatgaatggaccaatagaaatgctttactTTGAATAATATTGAATAACACTGGCTTTCATTGAAAGGGGAGGATAAAATCCTtcttacaccaatcagccagaacactagtaccacctgcttaatactgTGCAAGTCcctcttgtgctgccacaacagatctgaccatgcaaggcatggactccacaagacctctgaaggcatcctgtggtagctggcaccaagatgttagcagcagatccttcaagttcTGTGAGTTGTATGGTAGGGTCTCcctggattgcatcaatgagccttaggtgcccatcaCCTAatcgctggttcaccagttgttctttttcataccgggaacaccccacaagacctgcctgatgttttggacatgttctgacccagtcagacccagatttttcctgcttttaacacatcaccttttaagaactgactgttcacttgctgcccaagATATCCAACATCTTGACAAGATGCAGCTGTAGGTAAAGACAAGCGAATGTTTTTCCACTACACCCGTCAGTGGTGCgaatgttatggccgatcagTGTTTGTATGCCTACATGGAGAGCAAATTCACACTGGGTCAGCACACGTATGGTATAAGCCAATATTAAGAGACAGTAATACACTGCCATCTACATATAATCAATCACTCTTATCTTTAGAGGTACTGAATTAAACATAATGCAGTATACAGTAACATTCTACTGGAAGGTTAccatcatttaatttaattcccCTGTGACAGCAACACTAAGTGACAAAACAGGAatcttaaaaaacagaaaatctaGCAGTTTCCAATTTGAGAAAAAGTCAGAACAATTAACATTACTAAACGCCAGCTGGTCGCTGTTTTGTTCAACTAAATGTTTGTTGTTCTGAATCTTTGGCGTGGATCTAACATACATGGATAGATTCTGGCCCACATTGTGCTGTTCTTCTGTTCACTGACTGAGCTTCATCCTGGGTGTTCTCCACTGATACTCCACcagactt includes:
- the rhoq gene encoding rho-related GTP-binding protein RhoQ; translation: MANGTGTIMLKCVVVGDGAVGKTCLLMSYANDAFPEEYVPTVFDHYAVSVTVGGKQYLLGLYDTAGQEDYDRLRPLSYPMTDVFLICFSVVNPASFQNVREEWVPELQEYAPNVPYLLIGTQIDLRDDPKTITKLNDVKEKPIVTEQGQKLAKEIGACCYVECSALTQKGLKTVFDEAIIAILAPKKGALKRRLGPRCINCCLIT